TATTCTTTTCAATCAAGCAGCTTGCTGAGCATGTAAAGCAGCACAATCCCACAAGCAAGGCATACTGTGACTTTCTGAGGCAGAAGTACAGAGTCTACTCTAAAGGTATTGGAGGAATCCTGTTCCCTTACTTTGATGTGCACACCACCGCACCAAAAGAGGTCCTAGGAGACACCGAGGTCAATCTCGCCCTGGTCACAAATTCCCTCGACCTGATCTTCTTTAAGTTGCAGCCCAGCAGCCAGCCAGACATCTGCACGTCACCTGCGAAAATCAACAGCGCGTATTGTCCCTTTTGTGACGAAAAGTTTCAGAATGAATCCAAACATCTTCAGCACCTAAGGCAAAAACACTTGGTAGCACCCACTATTCATGCCATCCTCAAGACAGAGGCTTTCAAGTGCATATACTGCAATGGTGTGTACACGGGGAAGGTCACCCAGCAGGCGGTGATGCTCCACATCCAGCGATGCCGGTGTTCACCAAAACAACCGCAGCCACCCAAACCTTTAGCACCACCACCGCAGCCACCAAAACCGGTTCAGCAGCTCGGTCAACCACTCTACTTTCTCCAAATGCCACAAGGGATGACTATGAAAAAAACTTTAGCTCCAGCTCGTTTGATTCAAGCTGCACCCCCTGCCACTGAGCGTCAAGAGACGACAGCAGAGCTGCAGTCTAAGAAGAGGCTGGAGGCTGCATGGAGGGAGGTCATTGAGACCAACAAACGAGAGCGGGAACAAAAAGCGGCCATGCGCAAGAAGCGGGAGCAGGAAAAGTTGTTGCCCCCACCAGAGCCTGTGGTTCACATCAATCCCACAGTGAAGCTGGTGTTACAGCCCACCACGACCGAGCGCCGCTGCAGCGAGGAGCGCAAAGACTTCATATCCAAATACTTTAACGTGAACCCCTATGCGACCAAAACCGAGACCGACGAACTGTGCAAGAGGCTGTCCCTCACCAAAGCAGAGTTGTCGGCCCACTTCAGCAAGAAGCGCAGCAAGTGCATGAAGAGTCTCAAGAGAAACAAGGCTGCCATTCTCCTCGGATTCAACATGACAGAACTGCGCAAAGTCAAGCACAATCTGCTGATCCCCAAACAGCAGCCCGCTGAGACCACTGAGATGCAGCCCGCTGAAACCACAGAGCAGCCGCCCACCGTGAATATAGAGCAGCCCTCCGCCGTGACCGCAGAGCAACTGCTCGCTGATTCAACAGAGCAGATGGAAAGCAGTGAGGATGGACCAGAACCAATGGAGGAAAGTGGAAATGAGAAAGTTCCGGATGTGAGTGCGTTACCTGAGGTGGAGCTGATGGAAAGTtaagaaatgtgtgaaaatggAACAACAGCAAATGCAGAGGTCCCTAATTAATAACTGAATACAACCTGGATACTTAATGATGGCCTTTTGTGTTGACAGCCACTAGAGAAGTTAATCATACAATGTATTACTGCATACAATGCATTACCTGACATACAAGTTACCTGTAAGTGAGAGTGGTTTCTTAGTTTCTTAATACAGCCCACATTAGTACTGCTTTGTCTTCCCTCAGTCTGTTGTCAGTGGTCCATATCCTCATTTCCACATAAACGCAGAGAACATTATAATGAGGATACAGATGTATTGTCTGTGATATAATGGTGTCAAACTGTTGAGCTGCAACAGTATTGAGCTTGTTTCAATCTGTAATTCGACTATGGCTACTGACTTCAACTCAAGCACTGATTTGCTCCTGGTAGCTGCTTTTATGTGCACCCTTTATTTAAGCCCATTTGTACAAAAGTGTGATTCCTATTTCATCATTGCTTGTCTGCTAATATCAAGActtaagtgcacacacacttcaacgtAGATTGGTTTATCATTGTACTATGCtttccttaaaaaaaacaaaaaacatttggacCTATTTGTGTCATGTGCACAGCTTAGTTATTGTTTTCTCATCCCTTTTGGATTGTTCACAGTACACCctactttacatttaaacagattAAGGGGGAAATGTTTCTTGCTCACCAACTACTGCAGAAGGCAAATGCTTATCTTGCAGTTTTGAAGCCAAATTCTTAAAAATGTTTGGGTTGTTATACATCTTTGACCATGTTGCGTGCTGTCTTTTATTGTCGGATGAAATTATGATTTGTGCCAGTGTACCTAGAGATtcaacaaaatatgaaacaagTTATTGGGTGTTCACCATATATCTTCTGTTCTCCTAACgactgttttttttgtaatacaCTTGTATTTTCTATAATTCCTAGAGGATCTAAAATGTTGGGAGAGGTACAAATTATCTATTCTGTCCAAGGCCACTGTGTTGTAACAAATAAAGTGGTTTCCCTTTACGTAAATGATTCAtacttttcatttccatttcgtaataaaacataattttaaatCAAGCCGTGTTAAAGCAAGCCAATGTATGTTTCTTTCATTGGTAACTGAATGACCTGGAAAATCCTTCAAAacttcttctttccttcatcAGCAGGAGTAGAACATAATAAATGCTGACGAGAGAAAGCTTTAGGGTGTTTCATCAGTGTTTAATATTCCTCTGAGaaattctaaaataaaacaaatttccGCCTGCTACATACATTTTAGTCTTCCATTGTGATGGatcttaaataaaatacattaattgtTTGATAGCAGCAGCTCGAAATAAAAGGTAAGGCTATTGAGTGCATGCATTACCAACCTCTGACCACATGGTGGTGCCGATTCAATTTTATAACAGTCTTTCATTTTTGATTTAGAAAGAGCTTAAAGAAAAACTCAGGGTCCAGATACTAACTTTTTCCAGGGTCTGGTCACTTGAATCTCTCATAATTCATCACCATACTATAAATTATTAGTAcattatactattattattattattatattattattactattacttaCATGATTAAGGTAATAATGGAGACTGTTCCAGAAAGCTCCAGAAACTGCTAGTAAGTGAATTTGAGAACTTAACTGATATTTCCTAAGTCAAGGATTTTTATCTTTACTTCATGACTGTTCTGATTTGATCAAGGACTGAGGGGCCGCTGTAGTTGTTGGTTTGAATGGCCTCCAGCCTCTTCAGGTACTCCACCGGGAGTCCATTCTGCTCTGCACCCAGACACACCACCTataagaaacacagagagacattcaaataaacatgttgaCTTCACAAAAACACTGGACTGAGTAAATTGGAATGTGTCAATTATTGCAATGTAAAGGTTTTAGAGCTTAAAggaacacccccccccccccacaaaaaaGATAATTAGTTTATTAGTTACTCGCCCCGTGTTCCCTTGAATTCTCTAAGAGAACTTTGTTGTTGTCGCTTGCTTCCATGGTGAACAAACAATCCAAAAACGGAGAACATTCTTGACGAATTGAAGTAAATTCGGGGGCCAGTCATATGATCACTACTTTCCAAAGGCGTGAAACTCGTCAATATGAGCATTGTTTCTGCAGAAGTGTATTAAGTAGAAAGGTTTTAGAGAAAATGCATGTGATTGGGAAGTAGTGAGAAAACAACTGGATGAATGAGATTTGGGATTATGCTGCACAAGTTGTGTGaaagtttgtaaacagatgttttgaaaatgttgctGTTGCTAAACACTGCCCCTATTtacttaaattcatcaagaattttttgattctttgttcaccatTGAGGCATGCGGTAAAAAAACTacgttttattaaataattcatGGTAACACGGAGTATTTGATACAAAAATGGTCGTTTTTGTtgtgaagtgttcctttaaagtCAAGTGTGTTGTCTTTGGaccagtgtttgtgtttacatgcacacacacacacctgtttgtactgaggagagggagggcagGCGTGGAAATTGTTCATCTGATAAGTCCTGCAGAGGATGAGTTCTTTGTCGGTCTCCACTGAAACCTCGAGTGGAGAGTACATTCCCTTACTCACCCCTTCCTGGCTGAGGACACAAAGAGATGAACCAGGCTGTAGTTGATTAAAGTGACAACCAGTAACTGACTaaaaagctgtgtttgtgtgtctcactTGTCTAGGCTTGGGAGGTTTTTGTTGCTCAAAGTCCAAATAACCCCCCACACTTCTGCTCCTGGACAGGACTCAATGGTGGCCACTCCACCATGCCAAATGGTTTCCACATATTTCTCATACAGGCCAAAGTTCAATTTATagtcctgtacacacacacacacacacaggaggtaAAGGACAAAAGGCTGTGAACAGTGATGAGCTATTGTGCATTTTAAACAATATGCCTTGTATTTCCCTGTGAGGTAAAGAGAGGtgctatgtttgtgttttcagcagTGTCCCCAGTTTGCTGTTGTTCAACACAGCATGACCTGTTGTTACAGCTGGTGATGAGGCGAGTAATCATTTATGTGGGGAAATACGAGAAAAATAATGTAGAGGTGGTCAAGTCAATAGTTTGCCATATGGGGAAAGCACGAAGTACATTATCAGGCCACTATATCAAGACAGAGAGGCATTATGTGTTGCTGTTATGATGTTTTTAAACCATTACTATGTGCGATGTCCCGAGTTAAACGTGCACCTGTCAACcaactaaaataataattataatatgtgGTAACGTAAGCAGTTAGATATAAAGTAGCTGGGCTTTAGTCTACTAACAATGGTTACCACTAGCTAAAACAGCATACTAAACATTTCCGTCTGGCTCTTAATTTCCCCTCGGTGACACCATGGTACATTCACGGGCATTGAACTGATGCAAACAAGGCAATGCTGCGTTCAAGTCATATAAGGTTGACGAAAGTCATGGTCTCGATTTACAGGATAATTAAGTGTAAGTGTAATTAATTGTTATCTATTTATGTGCACATTGCTGTACAGACACTGCCAAACTTTAGAATAGAAGTTACACAATAGAAGTTACACACAAGTAGCGTGTTTGGCAATTCCCACATAACTTGAACGCAATATTGGTAACATTGATATcgataaataaagaaacagattTGTTACCTTTAGTCGGCCGGTCGTGCAAAACATTGCTGAGGGGTTTGCCAGTTGTAGTCTTTCCTTCAACAAATTACTTCCAAAAGCAAAATACATAAAGCGACCGTTAGCAAGGACGGACATC
This region of Cottoperca gobio chromosome 11, fCotGob3.1, whole genome shotgun sequence genomic DNA includes:
- the ggcta gene encoding gamma-glutamylcyclotransferase a; translated protein: MSVLANGRFMYFAFGSNLLKERLQLANPSAMFCTTGRLKDYKLNFGLYEKYVETIWHGGVATIESCPGAEVWGVIWTLSNKNLPSLDNQEGVSKGMYSPLEVSVETDKELILCRTYQMNNFHACPPSPQYKQVVCLGAEQNGLPVEYLKRLEAIQTNNYSGPSVLDQIRTVMK